One window of the Carnobacterium maltaromaticum DSM 20342 genome contains the following:
- a CDS encoding IS1634 family transposase produces MAVIFQTNKKTGITYAYQNEPYWDKEKQQSRAKRTLIGKVDPVTGEIVPTRSYKKKPAPTSSEVKPGPIPMTQVRRIFYGAGYLLDQIGKQTGVYADLKAIFPEHYKQILSIAYYLILEENNALSRFSHWQKLHHHPYCQDIPSQRSSDLFQAIDEEGRMAFFQKQGNRRMEKEYWAFDTTSISSYSEVLSQVKKGRNKEHDRLPQINLALLFGAQSGLPFYYRKLSGNITDVKTVRQLMKEFDVMGYKKVNVIFDRGFYSKDNINALYKHHQKFVIGVQLKLKYVKGVLEAERENLKLWSNFETQFTTYGVCRTINWEYEQERPYKGDVIKLEKRAYLHLFYNPEKAIKDQVDMNDYLTALHQDLKENTLKDYRMKDYDKYFEVTETPKRGKKITPKEEAMRNAVRNYGYFALLSNEVNDPFEALSLYRSKDVVEKAFGNLKERLNFRRMQVSSELSLNGKLFVEFIALIYLSYVKKKMQDAELFNQWTLQGVLDELDMIELFEAPGHGRVLGEVTTKQKELYEALGVALPSL; encoded by the coding sequence ATGGCAGTTATTTTTCAGACAAACAAGAAAACGGGCATTACTTATGCCTATCAGAATGAACCCTACTGGGATAAGGAAAAGCAACAATCACGCGCTAAGAGGACACTGATTGGAAAAGTCGATCCGGTTACAGGTGAAATCGTCCCAACACGTTCGTACAAAAAGAAACCGGCCCCGACTTCATCGGAAGTTAAGCCAGGGCCGATTCCAATGACACAAGTCCGAAGAATCTTCTATGGGGCAGGTTATCTGCTCGATCAAATTGGCAAGCAGACAGGCGTATACGCGGACCTTAAGGCCATCTTCCCGGAGCATTATAAGCAAATTCTGTCGATCGCCTATTACTTGATTCTCGAAGAGAATAACGCCTTGAGTCGTTTTTCCCATTGGCAAAAACTGCATCATCACCCGTATTGCCAGGATATTCCTTCACAACGAAGCAGCGACCTATTCCAAGCAATCGATGAGGAAGGCCGGATGGCCTTCTTTCAGAAACAAGGCAACCGCCGGATGGAAAAGGAGTATTGGGCATTTGACACTACGTCGATATCGAGTTACTCAGAGGTCTTATCGCAAGTGAAGAAGGGACGAAACAAGGAACACGACCGCTTGCCACAAATCAACTTGGCACTCTTGTTTGGGGCGCAATCCGGACTGCCCTTTTATTACCGCAAGCTCTCCGGAAATATCACCGATGTTAAAACGGTTCGGCAACTCATGAAGGAATTTGATGTAATGGGCTACAAAAAGGTCAACGTGATATTTGATCGAGGTTTTTACAGCAAGGATAATATCAACGCCTTGTATAAACACCACCAGAAATTCGTGATAGGAGTGCAACTCAAACTCAAATATGTCAAGGGTGTGTTGGAAGCGGAACGTGAGAACTTGAAACTTTGGTCAAACTTCGAAACACAGTTCACCACCTACGGTGTATGTCGCACAATAAACTGGGAATACGAACAGGAACGTCCGTATAAAGGTGATGTGATAAAATTGGAAAAGCGCGCGTATCTGCATCTGTTCTACAATCCTGAAAAAGCGATTAAAGATCAGGTAGACATGAACGACTATCTGACAGCCCTTCACCAAGATCTGAAGGAAAATACACTAAAAGATTATCGTATGAAAGATTATGATAAGTACTTCGAAGTTACTGAGACACCTAAACGAGGGAAGAAAATCACGCCTAAAGAAGAGGCGATGCGCAATGCGGTTAGAAATTATGGTTACTTCGCCTTGCTTTCTAATGAGGTCAATGATCCGTTTGAAGCGTTGTCTCTTTATCGCAGCAAGGATGTTGTTGAAAAAGCCTTCGGCAATTTAAAAGAGCGCCTCAACTTCAGAAGAATGCAAGTTTCATCCGAATTGTCCCTGAATGGGAAGCTTTTTGTGGAATTCATCGCCTTAATCTACTTATCCTACGTGAAAAAGAAGATGCAGGATGCCGAGCTATTTAACCAATGGACCCTTCAAGGTGTACTGGACGAACTGGACATGATTGAATTATTTGAGGCCCCCGGGCACGGTCGCGTGTTGGGAGAGGTTACGACGAAGCAGAAGGAATTATACGAGGCGTTAGGCGTTGCCCTTCCCTCGTTATAA
- a CDS encoding helix-turn-helix domain-containing protein produces the protein MTKFNERIYALRKANNFTQEEIAQELKVSRQTISNWETGTAQPTIDKVIELANVFDVSMDELIGRSKNKTKKASGILLSLLNQVVTLYLTPVTDVLLSIGRTEIKNCKIIEVNPTSIRIRMEDKNQQVENLIFIKDILGFEKEVN, from the coding sequence ATGACAAAATTTAATGAAAGAATTTATGCGCTGAGAAAAGCGAATAACTTTACGCAAGAAGAAATTGCACAAGAATTAAAAGTATCTAGGCAAACAATTTCTAATTGGGAAACAGGTACAGCCCAACCAACAATTGATAAGGTTATTGAGTTGGCGAATGTATTTGATGTATCCATGGATGAACTAATTGGACGTTCTAAAAATAAGACTAAAAAAGCAAGCGGAATTTTACTTAGTTTATTAAATCAAGTCGTCACATTATATTTAACGCCAGTTACGGATGTCCTCTTGTCTATTGGAAGAACAGAAATCAAAAACTGCAAAATTATTGAAGTCAATCCAACTAGTATTCGAATTAGGATGGAAGATAAAAATCAACAAGTCGAAAATTTGATTTTTATTAAGGATATTTTAGGTTTCGAAAAGGAGGTCAATTAG